In the genome of Paenibacillus sp. FSL R5-0766, one region contains:
- a CDS encoding DUF1292 domain-containing protein: MTEYSRKDLKWTDSLRLAFGAHVELEEENGKSQPYDLLAEFEVNGQQYAVLRSSLRPYDEVELLRVSPGSEDQIMPELVTIDDDDEWENISELYDECTLPIDED, from the coding sequence ATGACGGAATATAGCCGCAAAGACCTGAAATGGACAGATTCACTGCGTCTGGCATTCGGTGCTCATGTTGAGCTCGAGGAAGAGAACGGTAAATCACAACCGTATGACTTGTTGGCTGAGTTCGAAGTGAACGGTCAGCAGTACGCGGTGCTCCGCAGTTCGTTGCGACCTTATGACGAGGTTGAACTTTTGCGGGTATCACCTGGAAGTGAAGACCAGATCATGCCAGAGTTAGTTACGATCGACGATGATGATGAGTGGGAGAATATCTCGGAACTGTATGATGAGTGTACACTCCCCATTGACGAAGATTAA
- the mltG gene encoding endolytic transglycosylase MltG, producing MKGKAIVVILLIIVVLAGGAGGYVWSMMRPVEASTEPVIFEIKSGSGTSKIADQLQEEGLIRSGLTFKGYLKWKKLGSNFMAGTYSMNPGVTYDEIVSKLSRGEVVPEEMVKFTIPEGYNVLQMAGKLSYEHVVDRDEFIKLANDPSAFDVDIIKDIPVDEELRYVLEGYLFPETYELKKGSSTHDVMQRMLEEFQTKINSIPDLEAKLQEKNLSLHELLTIASLVEKEVVVDEERALVAGVIYNRINQDMKLEIDATVQYLLDRPKERLFFKDLKVKSPYNTYLNKGLPPGPIASPSLPSIEAALNPEASEYLFYVTKKDGSSGHLFAKTYKEHQQNIAKSKAAQ from the coding sequence TTGAAAGGGAAAGCAATTGTAGTCATACTGCTTATCATTGTAGTTCTTGCCGGAGGCGCAGGCGGTTACGTATGGAGTATGATGCGTCCTGTGGAAGCTTCTACAGAACCGGTCATATTCGAGATTAAGAGCGGATCGGGAACTTCGAAAATCGCGGATCAGCTTCAAGAAGAAGGCCTCATTCGAAGCGGGTTAACCTTTAAAGGGTATTTAAAGTGGAAGAAACTAGGTTCTAATTTCATGGCGGGTACATATTCAATGAATCCTGGCGTGACATATGATGAGATTGTTAGCAAGCTGAGTAGGGGTGAAGTTGTACCGGAAGAAATGGTGAAATTTACGATTCCGGAGGGTTATAACGTTCTGCAAATGGCGGGTAAGCTTTCTTATGAGCATGTTGTAGATCGGGATGAATTCATCAAGCTGGCCAATGATCCTTCGGCCTTTGATGTAGATATCATCAAAGATATTCCAGTGGATGAAGAACTTCGCTACGTATTGGAAGGGTATCTATTCCCGGAGACGTATGAGCTGAAAAAGGGAAGTTCCACGCATGATGTGATGCAACGGATGCTGGAAGAATTCCAGACCAAGATTAATTCCATTCCTGATTTGGAAGCCAAGCTCCAAGAAAAGAACCTTTCCCTTCATGAGCTGCTGACGATTGCGTCACTCGTGGAGAAAGAAGTTGTAGTGGACGAGGAACGTGCTCTGGTTGCAGGTGTAATCTACAATCGGATCAATCAGGATATGAAGCTGGAGATTGATGCTACCGTGCAATATCTGCTCGACAGACCGAAGGAACGATTGTTTTTCAAGGATCTAAAGGTGAAAAGTCCCTATAATACGTACCTGAACAAAGGCTTGCCACCAGGTCCAATTGCCAGTCCGAGTCTTCCGTCCATTGAGGCAGCGCTAAATCCGGAAGCTTCGGAGTATCTGTTCTATGTGACAAAAAAGGATGGCTCGTCTGGACATCTATTTGCCAAAACGTATAAGGAACACCAGCAAAATATAGCCAAAAGTAAGGCTGCGCAATAA
- the alaS gene encoding alanine--tRNA ligase, translated as MKASEIRSKWIEFFASKGHKIEPSASLVPHNDPSLLWINAGMAPLKPYFDGREKPENPRLANSQKCIRTNDIENVGKTRRHHTFFEMLGNFSIGDYFKEETVTWAWEFLTSKEWIGFDPERLSVTVYPEDEEAFKLWNEKVGLPAERIIKLDENFWDIGEGPCGPCTEIFYDRGEAYGNDMSDPEMYPGGENERYLEVWNLVFSQFNHNKDGSYTPLPNKNIDTGAGLERFASILQNVDSNFDTDLFQPMIQRTAALAGVKYNDSVEIDVALKVIADHIRTVAFAVGDGVLPSNEGRGYVIRRLLRRAVRYGKVLGLDRPFLYELTTTVGEVMGMYYPEVVDKQEFIAKVIKTEEERFHETLTDGLAILADISGTAKSEGRTVISGPEAFKLYDTYGFPFDLTEDYAAEHGLTVDREGFDASMQKQRELGRAGRQENESMKVQGGPLADLEVKSEFVGYTDLLTEAKVVAIVAGDALVESVGEGQTCQVVLDKTPFYAESGGQVSDQGLLRGAGVSAKVQGLFKAPLGQHVHLVTVESGELRVGDVINAEVDSAKRGDIIKNHTATHLLHKALKDVLGTHVNQAGSLVEPQRLRFDFSHFGSITPEELTEIERQVNEQIWNRLNVNIELKAIDEAKEMGAMALFGEKYGDIVRVVQVGDYSLELCGGCHVNNTSEIGIFKLVSESGIGSGVRRIEAVTGRGAYLYVESQLELLKQSAALLKANVADVPKRIEGLNQQLKEAARETESLQSKLSAMEAGQLTDQVVQAGNTQLLAARVDAPNMDALRTVADELKVKLPNAVLVLGAPADGKVNFVVAVPAEQVKQGLHAGKIVKEVAAVCGGGGGGRPDMAQAGGKDATKLDEALKLAVSLVSGHNA; from the coding sequence ATGAAAGCCAGTGAAATCCGGTCTAAATGGATAGAGTTTTTTGCAAGTAAAGGTCACAAAATCGAGCCGAGCGCATCGCTCGTGCCTCACAACGATCCTTCTCTTTTGTGGATCAATGCAGGTATGGCACCGCTCAAACCATATTTTGACGGACGTGAGAAGCCGGAGAACCCGCGCCTTGCGAACTCCCAAAAATGTATCCGTACCAATGATATCGAGAATGTTGGTAAAACGCGTCGTCACCATACGTTCTTCGAAATGCTCGGCAACTTCTCTATTGGAGATTACTTCAAGGAAGAAACGGTTACTTGGGCGTGGGAATTCTTGACTAGCAAAGAGTGGATCGGATTCGATCCGGAACGTCTTTCCGTAACGGTATATCCGGAAGATGAAGAAGCTTTCAAACTGTGGAACGAAAAAGTAGGACTGCCTGCTGAGCGTATCATTAAATTGGATGAAAACTTCTGGGATATCGGCGAAGGCCCATGTGGACCTTGTACCGAGATCTTCTATGACCGCGGCGAAGCTTACGGAAACGACATGAGTGATCCTGAAATGTATCCAGGTGGGGAAAACGAACGTTACCTGGAAGTATGGAACCTGGTATTCTCCCAGTTCAACCATAACAAAGATGGTAGCTACACACCGCTTCCTAACAAAAACATTGATACAGGTGCAGGTTTGGAGCGTTTTGCTTCCATTCTGCAAAATGTGGATTCCAACTTCGACACAGACCTGTTCCAACCGATGATTCAAAGAACAGCCGCTCTTGCGGGTGTGAAATATAACGACAGCGTAGAGATTGATGTTGCACTGAAAGTCATTGCCGATCATATCCGTACGGTTGCTTTTGCAGTAGGTGATGGTGTTCTGCCAAGTAATGAAGGACGTGGATATGTCATCCGTCGCTTGCTTCGCCGTGCAGTTCGTTATGGAAAAGTGCTTGGACTTGACCGTCCATTCCTGTATGAATTGACAACAACCGTTGGTGAAGTGATGGGCATGTACTACCCTGAGGTAGTAGACAAACAGGAGTTCATCGCCAAAGTAATCAAAACCGAGGAAGAGCGTTTCCACGAAACACTAACAGATGGTCTGGCTATTCTGGCTGATATCAGCGGCACAGCCAAATCCGAAGGACGCACCGTTATTAGCGGACCTGAAGCTTTCAAGCTGTATGATACGTACGGTTTCCCGTTTGACCTGACAGAAGATTATGCTGCAGAGCATGGACTGACTGTGGATCGTGAAGGTTTTGATGCTTCCATGCAGAAACAACGTGAGCTTGGACGTGCTGGACGTCAAGAGAACGAGAGCATGAAAGTCCAAGGCGGACCACTTGCTGACCTGGAGGTTAAAAGCGAGTTTGTTGGTTATACTGACCTGTTGACGGAAGCAAAAGTGGTAGCCATCGTAGCTGGTGATGCCCTTGTTGAATCTGTAGGCGAAGGACAAACGTGTCAGGTTGTTCTGGACAAAACTCCGTTCTACGCGGAAAGTGGCGGTCAAGTGAGTGATCAGGGCTTGCTGCGAGGTGCTGGTGTATCAGCGAAAGTACAAGGTTTGTTCAAAGCTCCACTTGGACAACATGTACATCTGGTAACTGTGGAGTCTGGTGAACTGCGTGTAGGCGATGTGATCAATGCCGAAGTAGACTCAGCTAAACGTGGCGACATTATCAAAAACCATACAGCTACCCACTTGCTGCACAAAGCGCTCAAAGATGTGCTCGGCACACACGTAAATCAGGCAGGATCGCTCGTAGAGCCACAGCGTCTGCGTTTTGACTTCTCTCACTTCGGCAGCATTACGCCGGAAGAGTTGACAGAGATTGAGCGTCAAGTGAACGAACAGATCTGGAATCGTCTGAACGTGAACATCGAGCTCAAAGCTATTGATGAAGCCAAAGAAATGGGCGCGATGGCCCTGTTTGGCGAAAAATATGGAGATATTGTACGTGTTGTTCAAGTCGGAGACTACAGTTTGGAACTTTGTGGCGGCTGTCACGTAAATAATACTTCAGAGATTGGAATCTTCAAACTGGTGAGCGAGAGTGGAATTGGCTCCGGCGTACGCCGGATCGAAGCTGTAACTGGCCGCGGCGCATATCTGTATGTGGAAAGCCAGTTGGAATTGCTTAAACAATCAGCAGCACTGCTCAAAGCAAATGTGGCTGATGTACCTAAACGGATTGAAGGTCTGAACCAACAACTGAAAGAAGCAGCCAGAGAGACTGAATCCCTGCAAAGCAAGCTGAGTGCCATGGAAGCGGGTCAATTGACCGATCAAGTGGTACAAGCAGGAAATACACAATTGCTGGCAGCACGCGTAGATGCTCCGAACATGGATGCGCTGCGTACAGTGGCAGATGAGTTGAAAGTAAAATTGCCTAACGCAGTACTCGTATTGGGTGCTCCAGCGGACGGCAAAGTGAATTTTGTTGTAGCAGTACCTGCTGAACAAGTAAAACAAGGATTACACGCAGGCAAAATCGTCAAAGAAGTCGCAGCAGTATGCGGCGGTGGCGGTGGTGGACGTCCAGATATGGCGCAAGCCGGAGGTAAGGATGCGACCAAGCTGGATGAAGCGCTGAAACTGGCGGTTTCGCTGGTTAGCGGGCATAATGCATAA
- a CDS encoding DUF1292 domain-containing protein yields MAEDQLGMEEEAEIIYIADDEGNEEEFEVIMKFEVDGSEAKYMMVAPVEPEDGETDVYAFRYEEEGDDIKLFVIQDDAEWDIVEETFNTFLAEDEEEAN; encoded by the coding sequence ATGGCTGAAGATCAACTGGGTATGGAAGAAGAAGCGGAAATTATTTACATTGCGGATGACGAGGGTAATGAAGAGGAATTTGAAGTCATCATGAAGTTTGAAGTGGATGGTTCGGAGGCCAAGTACATGATGGTTGCTCCGGTTGAACCTGAAGATGGCGAAACGGATGTATATGCATTCCGTTATGAAGAAGAGGGCGACGATATTAAACTTTTCGTCATCCAAGATGATGCCGAATGGGATATCGTCGAGGAGACGTTTAATACATTTCTTGCTGAAGATGAAGAGGAAGCGAACTAA
- a CDS encoding IreB family regulatory phosphoprotein: MDSMDKTVKFNVKGDEQEASSKEILLTVYDALVDKEYNPINQIVGYLISGDPAYIPRHNNARSLVRKKERDELIEELVRSYLANHR, translated from the coding sequence ATGGACTCCATGGATAAAACGGTTAAATTTAATGTGAAAGGTGACGAACAGGAAGCATCATCCAAAGAGATTCTTCTCACGGTATATGATGCATTGGTCGATAAGGAGTATAATCCGATCAACCAGATTGTTGGGTATCTGATTTCTGGAGACCCGGCATACATTCCTCGTCACAACAACGCACGTAGTCTGGTCCGTAAAAAGGAGCGCGATGAGCTGATTGAAGAGCTTGTACGTTCCTATCTGGCCAATCACCGGTAA
- the ruvX gene encoding Holliday junction resolvase RuvX translates to MKILGLDYGDRRIGVAASDAFGWTAQGLEVLERRRDEGEFARIAELVREHEISEIVVGLPKNMNGTVGPRGEICIAFADRLRDELNLPVHLWDERLTTMAAERTLIEADVSRKKRKQVVDKMAASLILQNYLDANSRR, encoded by the coding sequence ATGAAAATATTAGGTTTGGACTATGGGGACCGAAGAATCGGAGTTGCCGCGAGTGACGCCTTCGGTTGGACTGCCCAGGGATTGGAAGTGCTAGAACGCCGCCGTGATGAAGGCGAGTTCGCTCGGATTGCCGAACTTGTGCGTGAGCATGAGATTAGTGAGATCGTAGTCGGACTTCCCAAAAACATGAACGGCACCGTAGGACCGCGCGGTGAGATATGCATTGCTTTTGCCGATCGCCTGCGGGATGAACTGAATTTACCTGTTCACCTTTGGGATGAACGGCTGACAACCATGGCAGCAGAACGTACGCTGATTGAAGCGGATGTCAGTCGGAAAAAACGCAAACAGGTTGTGGACAAAATGGCCGCAAGCTTGATTTTGCAAAATTATTTGGATGCCAATAGTAGAAGGTGA